CTGATGAAAGAAAGCCGAATCGACTGACATTGAATCGAATTGAAGCTGATATAAACCCATTCATATTTGAtcaaaagaacagaaaaaatgAAGCAACCAAATAGGAACAGTCAACATCTCTCAGCAAACAATAGTTGAGGATAAAATTTCAAAGCTTTATGTGGCTCTCAAGTATCAACTATTATTGTACAATCTAGCCCTTCCAAGAAGGATTTGTAATGAATCATGGATATAATAGGTATGACAACGTACAATGTTCACCATGAATATCAGTACAAAGATTAAAAAATTAAGCATCACATCAACTGAAGTGCACGCAGGAAGCAACTGCAAGTTAGCTTTAACACAAGAAATAATATCAATTGATTGATTCCTAGATTATAATAGATGACCTAAATCTCCTGCTTGGACTCTAGAGAATTCCATACTAGTATCTCCAAGTAACTCTGCTGATTTGATTCAGAGTGCTAAAGATAGTACGTTAGAAGGAAATAAGAGATCTTAGGAAGAAACTCTGAACCTCCCTTCCAATGGAACACTCTTCCACCATGACACTTCACCAGTTTAGGTACTCTTGGATAAATTTCAATGCCAAAGTGACTGATTTTAGGGCTTCAAGGTTAAATCCATTCTAATAAGGTATTGATTATAATAAGCCCAAAAAGGTCTAAAAATACAAGGTATGCATCTGACTTCTGACCCCATGATGTGAGCCCTGTTTCATTTATATGGGGATGAAACAGTACAGAAAACTTGTCATTGTGAAGTAGATATTGAAGCAATGTCATCTACCCAAAAATCCATAGAGAATTCTAGGGTGTATCTAAAACTCACAACAACCAGACATGAACTTGAATGGAATTCCAGATTAAGGGAGaacaattggaaaaaaaaataaaattactggTGCAGGTTGTTTAAACAATTTCCTatttcaatgcaaaaaaaaattatattcctGAATCCAGTTGCATTATTAGATGGTGGCATTGCAACTGAAAAATCTTTGGCTCAACCATTTCCTTTTTGCAGTGGACCATATTGAATCAGAGCATTCTTTCTTCAATCCTGACTCATCAGAAAGGAGAGAAACCCATAGATTGGAGGCCTATACATCTTCAATCAAAGCTACTGAGTATCATCGATCACCTTCAGAATGAAAGCTCACTTAAGTGTATAATTGAAATGAAAGATAGGTTTTTCCCCAAGTGACCAACTGATTGTTGGGAGTCGTTACTACAAGGATGCGACCATTTACACCTCTTAGATTGAATATCTTCCTCAATATACACCTCTCAGACTGTGAATATCTTCCTCACCTTCACTTTCCTGTCACAAATGGGACACATGCCAGCTTCCTCTACAATCCTGCAATGTTATTTTTGAATCAGTTGTCATTGATCCTCAACTAACTTTCATATGGAATAAGGAAAAGAGTACCATGTAGTGTAATCACCTTGTTCCACGTGTGAAACATGCTCCACAATGGCCACATGGAAGGAAGAAGCAGTCCCTTGGTGCATCAGAGCATATTTTACAAAGACAACGTGGATTATTGTTGTTTCCCCCATCTTTTAGGGATTTAGTATCAAGGGAACTTGCTGTAAGCCACTGTTCAAGATACTCCTCATCATGTGAGACAGATTCATAAGAAGAGCCCCAACTTGAAAGATCATCATCTTTCGGTGAAAGCAATGGGGCTCTATCAGATCCCGTATCGCCTGCTTGAAATCCAGTTCCATCTTTAGTAGTGGCATGGAACTTATTACAGATCTTTTAGGCCAATAGGATGAGTACACTCAGTCCATCTACATGCAAGAATAGTAAAATATATAGTTGTAGACTTGTAGTTATACTTTTCATAATCAAACAGAGATATAATGGATATAAGGGCCCACTCCACAGTTTGGGAGTTATGGGGATTGGAAACTTGTGCCTTGGATATGTAAAAGAACAGGAAATAGAgagtataaagaaaataaatgactAGAGAAAATACCTGAGCCTTCAAAATATATGATCCATCTCGGTGCATATGACAGCTTGATATACCAGTTCTCATCGATACCCTAAAGCGACCAAAAGAAGTGCAAACATATCAATGAAAATATCTATCATAAGGATATGAAGGCAAGTGATCCCAGGAGTGCATTCTTAGTGCAACAAGATGGAAACTGTGAGATCTAAATCCGCAAATTACCCATCAAGAACTCATAAAGAATATTTACCCATGAAGAATATTTCAATAGTATTGGCAGAAATTTGTCTTGTGCAAACTGACTATTTAGAGCTCATTTGTAGATAACAATGAGTCCTCTGTATCATTTACCCATGAAGAATATTTCAATTAAAAGGGTGTAAGGTTTCCCATGCATCCAACACAAACCTACATTGGGTTGGAAAACAACATTTGATGGGTCATGTCAATGAGATCTCCTAGATGGAATCAACCTGACTTAATGTTCCTAGTCATCTGATCTGCCTacggagagaaaaaaaatatattgagaACTCTCCACAAGAAATCAACAAATTGGATGGCTGGGTATATAAGATAATCTCATCACTGACAAATTCCGAAGTAGAAAATCACAGGTCATGGCATATTGAGAGGTAGGGCCACTGATCTTTTGGGCTGTCATTCCAAAAGATGGCTAAGTCATTCACAGGTCATGGCATATTGAGAGGTAGGGCCGGCCATTGATTCATGAAAGGCTTCAGAGTAGGCATGCATAGGCTTTATCACAAATCTGATTATCATATAATCAAGAATCTTTATTATACCAAATCCCAACCAGACAACCAAACCAATAAACCTAGGACAACCCCCCAAAACACTTCAATCAGGCTTGCTTGTGGAAGAGATAGACTGACTGATCACCTGATCCTACCTTCCCCTCCCCTCAAACATGGAGTGTGTAAACTTTGCATACCCAACTAGATAACTGTTTATAGCCCCTCAGTGTAACTTATCATGTTAACCAGTTTCACCCACCAAGATAAAACAAATGGCCTAACATTGACTCTTTTCTAGTTTTCTATCTATTTAAGTTATAATGAATATGCTTTGTACCATTTGGGACCTGCAGGCAGGACCTGAGGTTTGAGATTTCAAAACAATAGAAGACTCAAGCCCACTTAACAGAACAAAATGATTAAATATCTATGGCCCTAAAATGTgtattaacaaaataaaattggaaaaaacGAAAATGACTGTGCTACCTATTCTGGACCAGGAGAACTTAGAACAACAACAGTTGTCCCCAGAAGGTAAAGCTTCAAACTACAGAGACTACGACTGCAACTCGATTTGCTGAAACTTTCACTCTTGCGAGTTCCCTCTCTAGAGTCCTGTTCTCATCCTGACACATAAAACAGTGGCATCCACTAAAAGACTCCTCACGTTCCTGTTTGGTCTGGCTAAGCTTCTCAACCTCAGCAACCTTTTGACGATTAGTTTTATCAAGGATCTTGTTCTCTTCCTATATTAATGAAAACATTCAGATTGAATGAATGTCTGAGCTTCAAATTCGCCCTAACATCATTAATGAAATCATTTGGGACTTAATGAgcatctcaatttcaaaatcatACTAACCACAAAAAGGAGCTATTGGAGCCATGCTTGGCAGATCTCAATTTGCCTCTTTAAGtccaaattttgattttaagaACCTCCTCCACTGAGgctaattataaataaaataaaaataagagctTTAAGTTTCAGAATCTCAGAAGGCCATGGAAAGTCCAAACTTCACGTTGTCCCCTGCATCATAGTAGCCTCCAGCCAAATCCACCTGAAATACAAGAAATGGGGGCGAGGGGGTTTGATTAAATCAATTAgtaacagaaaatgaacattaaAGGATGAAGAGAACATTAACTAGAGAAGCTTCAATTTGGTCTCCAATGAAAATTAAGCTGGAACTATTCCCAGAAAGAATCCAGAATTGAATCTTCTCGAAATGTATTTGCAGAaaa
The sequence above is a segment of the Telopea speciosissima isolate NSW1024214 ecotype Mountain lineage chromosome 7, Tspe_v1, whole genome shotgun sequence genome. Coding sequences within it:
- the LOC122670084 gene encoding E3 ubiquitin-protein ligase APD2-like, which codes for KICNKFHATTKDGTGFQAGDTGSDRAPLLSPKDDDLSSWGSSYESVSHDEEYLEQWLTASSLDTKSLKDGGNNNNPRCLCKICSDAPRDCFFLPCGHCGACFTRGTRIVEEAGMCPICDRKVKVRKIFTV